The Conexivisphaera calida genome includes a region encoding these proteins:
- a CDS encoding MFS transporter encodes MGIKDLTGLSSEAKGLALYSGAYNFASALYGFITIFYVTALGYSTAFFGALSAIGEAALVLSLLATPHVASRTGAKGSVILGTAITAASVLGLATFSAPAVLGAAFAGTGVGQAMVSPTFSSLVSAAEPRERRTAAFVASGVTNQLGAFVGTALSGTLADLLQPSLGRIGAYRIVLVMASASMVPAVLLIYKTSVDLRPGSNPWRMSKVSRRAAWKLIVAAILIGAGAGFLIPYFPLQFKYRFGSSTAYISQLFSVTNIVMAVIMLYMPELERRLGSLRSIVGSWIVATALMVAMPAAAELPFGVIAFSVLYLARTTVMNAIGPVQSSFELSMMDPGDRPTFSSLETLAWNAANAGTVVLGGIIMQTSLDVPFYICGIFYMAAAIFYYSSFMRRSDI; translated from the coding sequence TTGGGCATTAAGGACCTCACCGGGCTTTCGAGCGAAGCGAAGGGACTAGCACTTTACAGTGGAGCGTACAACTTCGCATCTGCCCTCTACGGATTCATCACAATATTCTACGTTACGGCGCTCGGCTACTCAACCGCGTTCTTCGGCGCGCTCTCAGCAATTGGCGAGGCCGCCCTCGTACTGTCACTGCTGGCTACGCCACACGTCGCCTCAAGGACGGGCGCCAAGGGCTCCGTGATACTAGGTACCGCGATCACTGCCGCATCCGTCCTAGGACTTGCGACCTTCTCGGCTCCAGCAGTGCTGGGCGCGGCGTTCGCCGGAACCGGCGTTGGACAGGCAATGGTGTCGCCCACGTTCTCCTCACTTGTGTCAGCGGCAGAGCCCAGGGAGCGTAGAACCGCAGCGTTCGTGGCAAGCGGTGTGACGAATCAGCTAGGGGCATTCGTGGGGACTGCACTCTCCGGTACCCTTGCAGACCTGCTGCAGCCCAGCTTAGGAAGGATAGGAGCGTATCGGATCGTTCTGGTGATGGCATCGGCGTCCATGGTTCCAGCCGTCCTCCTCATCTACAAGACATCGGTCGACCTGAGACCCGGCAGTAATCCGTGGAGGATGAGCAAAGTAAGTCGGAGGGCAGCCTGGAAGCTCATAGTAGCGGCTATACTTATAGGGGCAGGGGCAGGATTTCTCATACCATATTTTCCGCTTCAGTTCAAGTATAGATTTGGATCCAGCACAGCATACATCTCACAACTGTTCTCAGTGACCAATATAGTCATGGCTGTCATCATGCTGTACATGCCGGAGCTGGAGCGCCGGTTGGGATCACTGCGGTCTATTGTGGGATCGTGGATCGTCGCCACAGCACTCATGGTGGCAATGCCTGCTGCAGCGGAATTGCCGTTCGGAGTCATCGCGTTCTCGGTGCTGTACCTAGCTAGGACCACGGTCATGAATGCCATCGGGCCCGTCCAGTCATCCTTCGAGCTATCGATGATGGATCCGGGCGATCGGCCGACGTTCTCCAGCCTCGAGACACTGGCATGGAACGCAGCGAACGCCGGCACCGTGGTGCTTGGGGGTATAATCATGCAGACGTCGCTCGACGTCCCGTTCTACATTTGTGGAATATTCTACATGGCAGCGGCAATCTTCTATTACAGCTCGTTCATGCGTAGATCTGATATATGA
- a CDS encoding minichromosome maintenance protein MCM, whose amino-acid sequence MEVAYTKEKLVDVLEYFLKVHESGKYRGRISQMAVSGSNSLMIDYEDLLRSLPDAAPMLSENPDFFLEAAKDAALRVLSVEAPEYAEQARDYLKIRIRGYPERLPLRSITAAKLERLVSVNAMVVRTSQVKPLIIEATFRCPAGHAVPVRIVGRKLQPPDTCPVCEAELGGGERKGRLYRRSDFKLDQRSSKFVDYQVLRLQELPEELPPGQLPHYVDVEVTGDMVDRVRPGDRVVVTGIVRAEPESEESRGRPAAALAIFDTRLEANYIEVVGKQPEELEITPEDEAAILRLSKDPEAYRKLVSSFAPSISGHEDFKEAILLMLAGAPQIMLPDGSTVRGNINVLLVGDPGTAKSELLKYAARAAPRGLYTTGRGSTAAGLTAAIVREKNGLMVLEAGAVVLADEGLAAIDEFDKMRPEDRAVLHEVMEQQTVSIAKGGIVATLNARTSILAAANPNLGRYDEDKYLYDNVNLPIPLLTRFDLIFVVRDQPQRDRDVQLAKHMLRARSEGQKEVPPIGFDMLRKYIAYSRRLEPKLTDEAMEVLVEFYADLRSRAPPEAIAITPRQLESLARLATARARLLLRDHATKEDAEAAVRLMRISLKGMGIDIESGEVDMGELYGYPMKERNRMKIATEVFKKLEDPKTGLVQARQFVQELAAKLEIDEEEARKLVEKLWRAGYIYEHERGYYKRASI is encoded by the coding sequence ATGGAGGTAGCGTACACTAAGGAGAAGCTTGTCGACGTCTTGGAGTATTTCCTGAAGGTCCATGAGAGCGGCAAGTATAGGGGCAGGATCTCGCAGATGGCGGTATCGGGATCCAATTCCCTCATGATAGATTACGAGGACCTGCTGAGGTCGCTTCCCGATGCGGCTCCCATGCTATCAGAAAACCCGGACTTCTTCCTCGAAGCCGCGAAGGATGCTGCCCTCAGGGTTCTATCGGTGGAGGCGCCCGAGTACGCGGAGCAGGCAAGGGATTACCTCAAGATCAGGATAAGGGGGTACCCGGAGCGTCTCCCGCTCAGGAGCATAACCGCGGCCAAGCTTGAGAGACTGGTGTCCGTCAATGCCATGGTAGTCAGGACCTCTCAGGTGAAGCCCCTGATAATAGAGGCGACCTTCAGGTGCCCGGCCGGTCACGCAGTGCCTGTGAGGATCGTCGGAAGGAAGCTCCAGCCTCCCGATACATGTCCTGTCTGTGAGGCGGAGCTGGGAGGAGGCGAGAGGAAGGGTAGGCTATACAGGCGGTCCGACTTCAAACTGGACCAGAGATCGTCGAAGTTCGTGGACTACCAGGTCCTCAGGCTCCAAGAGCTACCTGAGGAGCTTCCTCCGGGGCAGCTCCCGCACTACGTGGACGTCGAGGTCACCGGGGACATGGTCGACCGCGTCCGTCCCGGGGACAGGGTAGTCGTGACGGGAATTGTCCGGGCGGAACCCGAGTCTGAGGAATCTAGGGGCAGGCCTGCCGCCGCCCTGGCGATCTTCGACACGCGCTTGGAGGCGAACTATATAGAGGTAGTTGGGAAGCAGCCTGAGGAACTTGAGATAACCCCGGAGGATGAGGCCGCCATACTCAGGCTGTCCAAGGACCCTGAGGCGTACAGGAAACTTGTCAGCTCGTTCGCCCCGTCCATCAGCGGTCACGAGGACTTCAAGGAGGCAATATTGCTCATGCTGGCGGGAGCCCCTCAGATAATGCTGCCCGATGGAAGCACTGTGCGTGGCAACATAAACGTCCTGCTAGTCGGGGATCCGGGAACCGCAAAGAGCGAGCTGCTGAAGTATGCGGCGCGTGCAGCGCCGAGGGGATTGTACACGACAGGCCGCGGCTCCACCGCGGCCGGGTTGACCGCTGCCATAGTCAGGGAGAAGAACGGGCTTATGGTGCTTGAGGCCGGCGCGGTCGTGCTGGCGGATGAGGGCCTCGCCGCGATAGACGAGTTCGATAAGATGAGGCCGGAGGATCGCGCGGTGCTGCACGAGGTAATGGAGCAGCAGACCGTTAGCATAGCAAAGGGTGGAATAGTGGCCACGTTGAACGCACGGACATCGATACTCGCTGCTGCAAACCCGAACCTGGGAAGGTACGATGAGGATAAGTACCTATACGATAACGTGAACCTTCCCATACCGCTGCTCACTAGGTTCGACCTGATATTCGTGGTCAGGGATCAGCCGCAGAGGGATCGTGACGTGCAGCTCGCTAAGCATATGCTTCGCGCGAGGTCCGAGGGCCAGAAGGAGGTACCTCCGATAGGATTCGACATGTTGAGGAAGTACATAGCGTACTCTAGGCGCTTGGAGCCCAAGTTGACCGACGAGGCAATGGAGGTTCTCGTGGAATTCTATGCGGACCTCAGGTCGCGGGCGCCCCCCGAGGCCATCGCCATAACACCGAGGCAGCTGGAGTCACTGGCGAGGCTCGCCACGGCTCGCGCTAGGCTGTTACTCAGGGATCACGCGACGAAGGAGGACGCGGAGGCTGCAGTGAGGCTGATGAGAATCTCCCTGAAGGGGATGGGCATAGACATCGAATCCGGCGAGGTTGACATGGGGGAGCTATACGGCTATCCCATGAAGGAGAGGAACAGGATGAAGATAGCTACCGAGGTCTTCAAGAAGCTCGAGGATCCGAAGACCGGGCTAGTGCAGGCAAGGCAGTTCGTTCAGGAGCTTGCAGCCAAACTGGAGATAGACGAGGAGGAGGCCAGGAAGCTCGTGGAGAAGCTCTGGAGGGCGGGTTACATATATGAGCATGAGCGTGGATATTACAAGCGCGCCTCAATCTGA